The proteins below are encoded in one region of Oreochromis niloticus isolate F11D_XX linkage group LG6, O_niloticus_UMD_NMBU, whole genome shotgun sequence:
- the zbtb5 gene encoding zinc finger and BTB domain-containing protein 5 isoform X4 produces MDFPGHFEQIFQQLNYQRVHGQLCDCVIVVGSRHFKAHRSVLAACSTHFRALFTVAEGDASMNMIQLDSEVVTAEAFAALVDMMYTSTLMLGESNVMDVLLAASHLHLNNVVKACKHYLTTRTLPMSPSSDRAAHHHPQQEQQRHRQQQHQQVADLAVNPTLAANANLAANAATSKLQRSFLLQQLGLSLVSSALGGMEDDRAGNVVGSRVVDQRASFPIRRFHKRKPSLALGLSEERPRQRQRPSAPNLGLLGEEGVNAEREDGALLSPDSHKMGDESKLDPAITGLAAASQDDPQMPSQSDSGRCEEENLGRIQGVNKEEDMDDQDQQDSRAGVKIKSGTEEEENEEEEQKVKLQVVVKREPLSSPEPADEISDVTSQAEGSDPPEPGCQEDEEKVELSPESSDRSFTSEPQPSSDSLLQPSSQLILKSSIGGGGANGGGFGLSGKPGFSISSFLSQKDFATGSSGMVAGEDDLPNTTTGDAVAHRFLLRQEAAGTSGSASSSLLQSGPLSGESRSSFGDNLQADSLFLRPLHDGLGNPRGNGGNSRGGRGGVDPFDLEFQRSSLGLHSLGRPSRETGGVSGTGLSYPGYRRIAPKMTTGMGGEEAVGGILQDAASSSSSLPGPLLLNENGGYEMSGNRPTSLPPQLTRASADVLSKCKKALSEHNVLVVEGARKYACKICCKTFLTLTDCKKHIRVHTGEKPYACLKCGKRFSQSSHLYKHSKTTCLRWQNSNMSNALL; encoded by the exons ATGGATTTCCCAGGCCATTTTGAGCAGATCTTCCAGCAGCTGAACTATCAGCGTGTCCATGGCCAGCTTTGCGACTGTGTCATCGTGGTAGGCAGCCGACACTTTAAAGCCCACCGCTCCGTGCTGGCGGCCTGCAGCACCCACTTCAGAGCGCTGTTCACTGTCGCAGAGGGAGATGCTAGCATGAACATGATCCAGCTGGACAGCGAG GTGGTGACGGCCGAGGCCTTTGCCGCTCTCGTGGACATGATGTACACGTCGACACTGATGCTCGGGGAGAGCAATGTCATGGATGTTCTCCTCGCAGCTTCGCATCTGCACCTCAACAATGTGGTCAAGGCTTGCAAACACTACCTGACAACACGCACGCTGCCCATGTCCCCCTCATCCGACAGAGCTGCCCATCACCACccacagcaggagcagcagaggcacagacagcagcagcatcagcaagtAGCTGATTTAGCAGTGAACCCGacattagcagctaatgctaacctTGCAGCAAATGCTGCCACTTCAAAGCTGCAGCGCTCCTTCTTACTGCAGCAGCTGGGGCTCAGCTTGGTGAGCTCTGCTTTGGGTGGGATGGAAGACGACCGGGCGGGAAATGTAGTTGGCAGTAGGGTGGTTGACCAGAGGGCCTCCTTCCCAATCCGACGCTTCCACAAACGAAAGCCCTCTCTGGCGTTGGGGCTTTCAGAGGAGAGACCCAGACAGAGACAGCGTCCTTCGGCGCCTAACCTCGGGTTGTTAGGAGAAGAAGGGGTGAACGCAGAGCGGGAGGATGGAGCACTTCTCTCCCCAGATTCCCACAAGATGGGGGACGAATCTAAACTTGACCCTGCGATCACTGGGTTAGCAGCTGCTTCCCAAGATGACCCTCAGATGCCGAGTCAGTCAGATAGTGGACGCTGCGAGGAGGAGAACTTGGGGAGAATTCAAGGAGTAAACAAAGAAGAGGACATGGATGACCAGGATCAGCAGGACAGCAGAGCAGGGGtgaaaataaaatcaggaacagaggaggaggagaacgaagaagaggagcagaaggtAAAGCTACAG GTGGTTGTTAAACGTGAGCCGCTAAGTTCTCCCGAGCCAGCTGATGAAATTAGCGACGTCACATCGCAGGCCGAAGGCAGTGATCCTCCTGAGCCTGGGTGCCAGGAGGACGAAGAGAAGGTGGAGCTGAGCCCAGAGAGCAGCGACCGCAGCTTCACTTCTGAACCCCAGCCCAGCTCCGACTCTCTTCTCCAGCCCAGCTCCCAGCTCATCCTCAAGAGCAGTATAGGAGGAGGAGGCGCGAACGGAGGTGGTTTTGGACTGAGTGGCAAACCTGGGTTCAGCATTTCCAGCTTCCTCAGCCAAAAGGATTTTGCGACTGGCAGCTCAGGGATGGTTGCCGGAGAGGACGACCTTCCGAACACAACAACTGGGGATGCAGTAGCACATCGCTTTCTGCTGAGGCAGGAAGCTGCTGGCACTTCTGGCTCTGCTTCTTCCTCTCTTTTGCAATCAGGCCCACTCAGTGGTGAGAGTAGAAGCAGTTTTGGAGATAATCTGCAAGCCGATTCTCTGTTCCTCCGCCCCCTGCATGATGGTTTAGGAAACCCCAGAGGAAATGGGGGAAATTCAAGAGGAGGACGTGGAGGAGTGGATCCTTTTGATTTGGAATTCCAGCGCTCAAGTTTGGGGCTTCATTCACTGGGACGGCCCTCAAGAGAGACAGGAGGAGTCAGCGGCACAGGTCTGAGTTATCCAGGCTACAGACGCATTGCTCCAAAAATGACCACTGGCATGGGAGGAGAAGAGGCAGTAGGGGGGATTCTTCAGGATGCTGCCTCCTCTTCATCAAGTCTACCGGGTCCCCTGCTCCTCAATGAGAACGGAGGGTATGAGATGAGTGGCAACAGGCCCACCTCCCTCCCCCCTCAGCTCACCCGGGCCTCAGCAGACGTTCTGTCCAAGTGCAAAAAGGCTCTCTCAGAGCACAATGTCCTAGTGGTTGAAGGAGCACGAAAATATGCCTGCAAAATCTGCTGCAAAACATTCCTCACCCTGACTGACTGCAAGAAACACATCCGTGTCCACACGGGAGAGAAACCCTACGCATGTCTGAAGTGTGGAAAACGCTTCAGCCAGTCTTCACACCTATACAAGCATTCCAAGACCACCTGTCTGCGCTGGCAGAACAGTAACATGTCCAATGCCCTGCTGTAG
- the zbtb5 gene encoding zinc finger and BTB domain-containing protein 5 isoform X1 has protein sequence MDAKKRYSAAPAMDFPGHFEQIFQQLNYQRVHGQLCDCVIVVGSRHFKAHRSVLAACSTHFRALFTVAEGDASMNMIQLDSEVVTAEAFAALVDMMYTSTLMLGESNVMDVLLAASHLHLNNVVKACKHYLTTRTLPMSPSSDRAAHHHPQQEQQRHRQQQHQQVADLAVNPTLAANANLAANAATSKLQRSFLLQQLGLSLVSSALGGMEDDRAGNVVGSRVVDQRASFPIRRFHKRKPSLALGLSEERPRQRQRPSAPNLGLLGEEGVNAEREDGALLSPDSHKMGDESKLDPAITGLAAASQDDPQMPSQSDSGRCEEENLGRIQGVNKEEDMDDQDQQDSRAGVKIKSGTEEEENEEEEQKVKLQVVVKREPLSSPEPADEISDVTSQAEGSDPPEPGCQEDEEKVELSPESSDRSFTSEPQPSSDSLLQPSSQLILKSSIGGGGANGGGFGLSGKPGFSISSFLSQKDFATGSSGMVAGEDDLPNTTTGDAVAHRFLLRQEAAGTSGSASSSLLQSGPLSGESRSSFGDNLQADSLFLRPLHDGLGNPRGNGGNSRGGRGGVDPFDLEFQRSSLGLHSLGRPSRETGGVSGTGLSYPGYRRIAPKMTTGMGGEEAVGGILQDAASSSSSLPGPLLLNENGGYEMSGNRPTSLPPQLTRASADVLSKCKKALSEHNVLVVEGARKYACKICCKTFLTLTDCKKHIRVHTGEKPYACLKCGKRFSQSSHLYKHSKTTCLRWQNSNMSNALL, from the exons ATGGACGCGAAAAAGAGGTACAGCGCCGCCCC GGCCATGGATTTCCCAGGCCATTTTGAGCAGATCTTCCAGCAGCTGAACTATCAGCGTGTCCATGGCCAGCTTTGCGACTGTGTCATCGTGGTAGGCAGCCGACACTTTAAAGCCCACCGCTCCGTGCTGGCGGCCTGCAGCACCCACTTCAGAGCGCTGTTCACTGTCGCAGAGGGAGATGCTAGCATGAACATGATCCAGCTGGACAGCGAG GTGGTGACGGCCGAGGCCTTTGCCGCTCTCGTGGACATGATGTACACGTCGACACTGATGCTCGGGGAGAGCAATGTCATGGATGTTCTCCTCGCAGCTTCGCATCTGCACCTCAACAATGTGGTCAAGGCTTGCAAACACTACCTGACAACACGCACGCTGCCCATGTCCCCCTCATCCGACAGAGCTGCCCATCACCACccacagcaggagcagcagaggcacagacagcagcagcatcagcaagtAGCTGATTTAGCAGTGAACCCGacattagcagctaatgctaacctTGCAGCAAATGCTGCCACTTCAAAGCTGCAGCGCTCCTTCTTACTGCAGCAGCTGGGGCTCAGCTTGGTGAGCTCTGCTTTGGGTGGGATGGAAGACGACCGGGCGGGAAATGTAGTTGGCAGTAGGGTGGTTGACCAGAGGGCCTCCTTCCCAATCCGACGCTTCCACAAACGAAAGCCCTCTCTGGCGTTGGGGCTTTCAGAGGAGAGACCCAGACAGAGACAGCGTCCTTCGGCGCCTAACCTCGGGTTGTTAGGAGAAGAAGGGGTGAACGCAGAGCGGGAGGATGGAGCACTTCTCTCCCCAGATTCCCACAAGATGGGGGACGAATCTAAACTTGACCCTGCGATCACTGGGTTAGCAGCTGCTTCCCAAGATGACCCTCAGATGCCGAGTCAGTCAGATAGTGGACGCTGCGAGGAGGAGAACTTGGGGAGAATTCAAGGAGTAAACAAAGAAGAGGACATGGATGACCAGGATCAGCAGGACAGCAGAGCAGGGGtgaaaataaaatcaggaacagaggaggaggagaacgaagaagaggagcagaaggtAAAGCTACAG GTGGTTGTTAAACGTGAGCCGCTAAGTTCTCCCGAGCCAGCTGATGAAATTAGCGACGTCACATCGCAGGCCGAAGGCAGTGATCCTCCTGAGCCTGGGTGCCAGGAGGACGAAGAGAAGGTGGAGCTGAGCCCAGAGAGCAGCGACCGCAGCTTCACTTCTGAACCCCAGCCCAGCTCCGACTCTCTTCTCCAGCCCAGCTCCCAGCTCATCCTCAAGAGCAGTATAGGAGGAGGAGGCGCGAACGGAGGTGGTTTTGGACTGAGTGGCAAACCTGGGTTCAGCATTTCCAGCTTCCTCAGCCAAAAGGATTTTGCGACTGGCAGCTCAGGGATGGTTGCCGGAGAGGACGACCTTCCGAACACAACAACTGGGGATGCAGTAGCACATCGCTTTCTGCTGAGGCAGGAAGCTGCTGGCACTTCTGGCTCTGCTTCTTCCTCTCTTTTGCAATCAGGCCCACTCAGTGGTGAGAGTAGAAGCAGTTTTGGAGATAATCTGCAAGCCGATTCTCTGTTCCTCCGCCCCCTGCATGATGGTTTAGGAAACCCCAGAGGAAATGGGGGAAATTCAAGAGGAGGACGTGGAGGAGTGGATCCTTTTGATTTGGAATTCCAGCGCTCAAGTTTGGGGCTTCATTCACTGGGACGGCCCTCAAGAGAGACAGGAGGAGTCAGCGGCACAGGTCTGAGTTATCCAGGCTACAGACGCATTGCTCCAAAAATGACCACTGGCATGGGAGGAGAAGAGGCAGTAGGGGGGATTCTTCAGGATGCTGCCTCCTCTTCATCAAGTCTACCGGGTCCCCTGCTCCTCAATGAGAACGGAGGGTATGAGATGAGTGGCAACAGGCCCACCTCCCTCCCCCCTCAGCTCACCCGGGCCTCAGCAGACGTTCTGTCCAAGTGCAAAAAGGCTCTCTCAGAGCACAATGTCCTAGTGGTTGAAGGAGCACGAAAATATGCCTGCAAAATCTGCTGCAAAACATTCCTCACCCTGACTGACTGCAAGAAACACATCCGTGTCCACACGGGAGAGAAACCCTACGCATGTCTGAAGTGTGGAAAACGCTTCAGCCAGTCTTCACACCTATACAAGCATTCCAAGACCACCTGTCTGCGCTGGCAGAACAGTAACATGTCCAATGCCCTGCTGTAG
- the zbtb5 gene encoding zinc finger and BTB domain-containing protein 5 isoform X3 — protein MDAKKRAMDFPGHFEQIFQQLNYQRVHGQLCDCVIVVGSRHFKAHRSVLAACSTHFRALFTVAEGDASMNMIQLDSEVVTAEAFAALVDMMYTSTLMLGESNVMDVLLAASHLHLNNVVKACKHYLTTRTLPMSPSSDRAAHHHPQQEQQRHRQQQHQQVADLAVNPTLAANANLAANAATSKLQRSFLLQQLGLSLVSSALGGMEDDRAGNVVGSRVVDQRASFPIRRFHKRKPSLALGLSEERPRQRQRPSAPNLGLLGEEGVNAEREDGALLSPDSHKMGDESKLDPAITGLAAASQDDPQMPSQSDSGRCEEENLGRIQGVNKEEDMDDQDQQDSRAGVKIKSGTEEEENEEEEQKVKLQVVVKREPLSSPEPADEISDVTSQAEGSDPPEPGCQEDEEKVELSPESSDRSFTSEPQPSSDSLLQPSSQLILKSSIGGGGANGGGFGLSGKPGFSISSFLSQKDFATGSSGMVAGEDDLPNTTTGDAVAHRFLLRQEAAGTSGSASSSLLQSGPLSGESRSSFGDNLQADSLFLRPLHDGLGNPRGNGGNSRGGRGGVDPFDLEFQRSSLGLHSLGRPSRETGGVSGTGLSYPGYRRIAPKMTTGMGGEEAVGGILQDAASSSSSLPGPLLLNENGGYEMSGNRPTSLPPQLTRASADVLSKCKKALSEHNVLVVEGARKYACKICCKTFLTLTDCKKHIRVHTGEKPYACLKCGKRFSQSSHLYKHSKTTCLRWQNSNMSNALL, from the exons ATGGACGCGAAAAAGAG GGCCATGGATTTCCCAGGCCATTTTGAGCAGATCTTCCAGCAGCTGAACTATCAGCGTGTCCATGGCCAGCTTTGCGACTGTGTCATCGTGGTAGGCAGCCGACACTTTAAAGCCCACCGCTCCGTGCTGGCGGCCTGCAGCACCCACTTCAGAGCGCTGTTCACTGTCGCAGAGGGAGATGCTAGCATGAACATGATCCAGCTGGACAGCGAG GTGGTGACGGCCGAGGCCTTTGCCGCTCTCGTGGACATGATGTACACGTCGACACTGATGCTCGGGGAGAGCAATGTCATGGATGTTCTCCTCGCAGCTTCGCATCTGCACCTCAACAATGTGGTCAAGGCTTGCAAACACTACCTGACAACACGCACGCTGCCCATGTCCCCCTCATCCGACAGAGCTGCCCATCACCACccacagcaggagcagcagaggcacagacagcagcagcatcagcaagtAGCTGATTTAGCAGTGAACCCGacattagcagctaatgctaacctTGCAGCAAATGCTGCCACTTCAAAGCTGCAGCGCTCCTTCTTACTGCAGCAGCTGGGGCTCAGCTTGGTGAGCTCTGCTTTGGGTGGGATGGAAGACGACCGGGCGGGAAATGTAGTTGGCAGTAGGGTGGTTGACCAGAGGGCCTCCTTCCCAATCCGACGCTTCCACAAACGAAAGCCCTCTCTGGCGTTGGGGCTTTCAGAGGAGAGACCCAGACAGAGACAGCGTCCTTCGGCGCCTAACCTCGGGTTGTTAGGAGAAGAAGGGGTGAACGCAGAGCGGGAGGATGGAGCACTTCTCTCCCCAGATTCCCACAAGATGGGGGACGAATCTAAACTTGACCCTGCGATCACTGGGTTAGCAGCTGCTTCCCAAGATGACCCTCAGATGCCGAGTCAGTCAGATAGTGGACGCTGCGAGGAGGAGAACTTGGGGAGAATTCAAGGAGTAAACAAAGAAGAGGACATGGATGACCAGGATCAGCAGGACAGCAGAGCAGGGGtgaaaataaaatcaggaacagaggaggaggagaacgaagaagaggagcagaaggtAAAGCTACAG GTGGTTGTTAAACGTGAGCCGCTAAGTTCTCCCGAGCCAGCTGATGAAATTAGCGACGTCACATCGCAGGCCGAAGGCAGTGATCCTCCTGAGCCTGGGTGCCAGGAGGACGAAGAGAAGGTGGAGCTGAGCCCAGAGAGCAGCGACCGCAGCTTCACTTCTGAACCCCAGCCCAGCTCCGACTCTCTTCTCCAGCCCAGCTCCCAGCTCATCCTCAAGAGCAGTATAGGAGGAGGAGGCGCGAACGGAGGTGGTTTTGGACTGAGTGGCAAACCTGGGTTCAGCATTTCCAGCTTCCTCAGCCAAAAGGATTTTGCGACTGGCAGCTCAGGGATGGTTGCCGGAGAGGACGACCTTCCGAACACAACAACTGGGGATGCAGTAGCACATCGCTTTCTGCTGAGGCAGGAAGCTGCTGGCACTTCTGGCTCTGCTTCTTCCTCTCTTTTGCAATCAGGCCCACTCAGTGGTGAGAGTAGAAGCAGTTTTGGAGATAATCTGCAAGCCGATTCTCTGTTCCTCCGCCCCCTGCATGATGGTTTAGGAAACCCCAGAGGAAATGGGGGAAATTCAAGAGGAGGACGTGGAGGAGTGGATCCTTTTGATTTGGAATTCCAGCGCTCAAGTTTGGGGCTTCATTCACTGGGACGGCCCTCAAGAGAGACAGGAGGAGTCAGCGGCACAGGTCTGAGTTATCCAGGCTACAGACGCATTGCTCCAAAAATGACCACTGGCATGGGAGGAGAAGAGGCAGTAGGGGGGATTCTTCAGGATGCTGCCTCCTCTTCATCAAGTCTACCGGGTCCCCTGCTCCTCAATGAGAACGGAGGGTATGAGATGAGTGGCAACAGGCCCACCTCCCTCCCCCCTCAGCTCACCCGGGCCTCAGCAGACGTTCTGTCCAAGTGCAAAAAGGCTCTCTCAGAGCACAATGTCCTAGTGGTTGAAGGAGCACGAAAATATGCCTGCAAAATCTGCTGCAAAACATTCCTCACCCTGACTGACTGCAAGAAACACATCCGTGTCCACACGGGAGAGAAACCCTACGCATGTCTGAAGTGTGGAAAACGCTTCAGCCAGTCTTCACACCTATACAAGCATTCCAAGACCACCTGTCTGCGCTGGCAGAACAGTAACATGTCCAATGCCCTGCTGTAG
- the polr1e gene encoding DNA-directed RNA polymerase I subunit RPA49 — translation MTTVMAASCSFVCCGEEREADKAVVVRFSNGSVQNADKLDFSMLKNTEESNPRKKTRRILVAESDRLSYVGQNFGVGSMKCNNLCKYYVGVLNKQTMTMEVHEAQLFNMQPVIPGETTDSAKPQDTTQTYREKVDLLIEAFGTNKQKRALSSRRLNQVGSETLQQAVAKAANTVIGEKGLEALQQEVADAESQGDLALHLPPCNANADKREDVYPFDELLSPVEFGALEQGGAKMAALTPEELKKMKDDGRCLSIVKHLENLPTESESRDKTARCAFYLSLLLKLARERNITRKFGQEEGCPRIIQGKLFKTFTVETFNNGRIQNMVSSSMRVKLAAYCLALLLHMGNMTADLTLLHRDLGITEARMTEVAKSMRLTLVKPARGKGDNIELQDDSRLAALVLPLIKYDHFTERRKRKKMH, via the exons ATGACAACAGTCATGGCCGCCTCCTGCTCGTTTGTGTGCTGCGGAGAGGAGAGAGAAGCCGATAAAGCTGTCGTCG TCCGCTTTTCTAACGGCAGCGTCCAAAATGCAGACAAGCTGGATTTCAGCATGTTGAAGAACACGGAGGAAAGTAACCCCAGGAAAAAGACCAGGCGGATACTG gttGCCGAGTCAGACAGACTGTCCTATGTGGGGCAGAACTTTGGAGTGGGGTCCAtgaagtgcaataatctttgcAA ATATTATGTGGGCGTGCTGAACAAGCAGACCATGACGATGGAGGTGCACGAAGCTCAGCTGTTCAACATGCAACCAGTTATACCAG GAGAGACAACAGACAGTGCAAAACCCCAGGACACTACTCAGACCTACAGAGAAAAG GTTGACTTATTGATTGAGGCCTTTGGTaccaacaagcagaagagagcTCTGAGCTCTCGCAGGCTGAATCAGGTGGGCAGTGAAACCCTTCAGCAAGCAGTGGCAAAGGCTGCCAACACTGTGATTGGCGAGAAGGGTCTGGAAG CTTTGCAGCAAGAAGTGGCTGACGCAGAGTCGCAAGGAGACCTGGCTCTGCACCTTCCCCCCTGCAATGCAAACGCAGACAAACGAGAGGACGTCTATCCATTTGATGAGC TCTTGAGCCCAGTGGAGTTTGGTGCTTTGGAGCAGGGTGGTGCCAAAATGGCAGCACTCACCCCCGAAGAGCTGAAGAAGATGAAAGATGATGGAAG GTGCCTGAGTATTGTGAAGCATCTAGAGAATCTGCCAACTGAAAGTGAAAGCCGAGACAAAACAGCACGCTGTGCTTTctacctctctctgctcctcaaaCTGGCTCGGGAGAGGAACATCACCCGCAAGT TTGGGCAAGAGGAAGGCTGCCCTCGCATCATCCAGGGCAAACTCTTTAAAACGTTCACCGTGGAGACCTTCAACAATGGCAG AATCCAGAACATGGTGTCATCGTCAATGCGGGTCAAACTAGCAGCATACTGCTTAGCTCTGCTGCTGCATATGGGTAACATGACAGCTGACCTCACATTACTGCATCGTGACCTGGGAATCACTGAGGCAAG GATGACTGAAGTCGCAAAGTCAATGAGACTGACCTTGGTGAAACCAGCCCGAGGCAAGGGTGATAACATTGAACTACAAGATGACAGCAGACTGGCCGCCCTCGTTCTGCCTCTGATCAAATACGATCACTTCACTGAGAGACGGAAACGCAAAAAGATGCACTGA
- the zbtb5 gene encoding zinc finger and BTB domain-containing protein 5 isoform X2 — protein sequence MDAKKRYSAAPAMDFPGHFEQIFQQLNYQRVHGQLCDCVIVVGSRHFKAHRSVLAACSTHFRALFTVAEGDASMNMIQLDSEVVTAEAFAALVDMMYTSTLMLGESNVMDVLLAASHLHLNNVVKACKHYLTTRTLPMSPSSDRAAHHHPQQEQQRHRQQQHQQVADLAVNPTLAANANLAANAATSKLQRSFLLQQLGLSLVSSALGGMEDDRAGNVVGSRVVDQRASFPIRRFHKRKPSLALGLSEERPRQRQRPSAPNLGLLGEEGVNAEREDGALLSPDSHKMGDESKLDPAITGLAAASQDDPQMPSQSDSGRCEEENLGRIQGVNKEEDMDDQDQQDSRAGVKIKSGTEEEENEEEEQKVVVKREPLSSPEPADEISDVTSQAEGSDPPEPGCQEDEEKVELSPESSDRSFTSEPQPSSDSLLQPSSQLILKSSIGGGGANGGGFGLSGKPGFSISSFLSQKDFATGSSGMVAGEDDLPNTTTGDAVAHRFLLRQEAAGTSGSASSSLLQSGPLSGESRSSFGDNLQADSLFLRPLHDGLGNPRGNGGNSRGGRGGVDPFDLEFQRSSLGLHSLGRPSRETGGVSGTGLSYPGYRRIAPKMTTGMGGEEAVGGILQDAASSSSSLPGPLLLNENGGYEMSGNRPTSLPPQLTRASADVLSKCKKALSEHNVLVVEGARKYACKICCKTFLTLTDCKKHIRVHTGEKPYACLKCGKRFSQSSHLYKHSKTTCLRWQNSNMSNALL from the exons ATGGACGCGAAAAAGAGGTACAGCGCCGCCCC GGCCATGGATTTCCCAGGCCATTTTGAGCAGATCTTCCAGCAGCTGAACTATCAGCGTGTCCATGGCCAGCTTTGCGACTGTGTCATCGTGGTAGGCAGCCGACACTTTAAAGCCCACCGCTCCGTGCTGGCGGCCTGCAGCACCCACTTCAGAGCGCTGTTCACTGTCGCAGAGGGAGATGCTAGCATGAACATGATCCAGCTGGACAGCGAG GTGGTGACGGCCGAGGCCTTTGCCGCTCTCGTGGACATGATGTACACGTCGACACTGATGCTCGGGGAGAGCAATGTCATGGATGTTCTCCTCGCAGCTTCGCATCTGCACCTCAACAATGTGGTCAAGGCTTGCAAACACTACCTGACAACACGCACGCTGCCCATGTCCCCCTCATCCGACAGAGCTGCCCATCACCACccacagcaggagcagcagaggcacagacagcagcagcatcagcaagtAGCTGATTTAGCAGTGAACCCGacattagcagctaatgctaacctTGCAGCAAATGCTGCCACTTCAAAGCTGCAGCGCTCCTTCTTACTGCAGCAGCTGGGGCTCAGCTTGGTGAGCTCTGCTTTGGGTGGGATGGAAGACGACCGGGCGGGAAATGTAGTTGGCAGTAGGGTGGTTGACCAGAGGGCCTCCTTCCCAATCCGACGCTTCCACAAACGAAAGCCCTCTCTGGCGTTGGGGCTTTCAGAGGAGAGACCCAGACAGAGACAGCGTCCTTCGGCGCCTAACCTCGGGTTGTTAGGAGAAGAAGGGGTGAACGCAGAGCGGGAGGATGGAGCACTTCTCTCCCCAGATTCCCACAAGATGGGGGACGAATCTAAACTTGACCCTGCGATCACTGGGTTAGCAGCTGCTTCCCAAGATGACCCTCAGATGCCGAGTCAGTCAGATAGTGGACGCTGCGAGGAGGAGAACTTGGGGAGAATTCAAGGAGTAAACAAAGAAGAGGACATGGATGACCAGGATCAGCAGGACAGCAGAGCAGGGGtgaaaataaaatcaggaacagaggaggaggagaacgaagaagaggagcagaag GTGGTTGTTAAACGTGAGCCGCTAAGTTCTCCCGAGCCAGCTGATGAAATTAGCGACGTCACATCGCAGGCCGAAGGCAGTGATCCTCCTGAGCCTGGGTGCCAGGAGGACGAAGAGAAGGTGGAGCTGAGCCCAGAGAGCAGCGACCGCAGCTTCACTTCTGAACCCCAGCCCAGCTCCGACTCTCTTCTCCAGCCCAGCTCCCAGCTCATCCTCAAGAGCAGTATAGGAGGAGGAGGCGCGAACGGAGGTGGTTTTGGACTGAGTGGCAAACCTGGGTTCAGCATTTCCAGCTTCCTCAGCCAAAAGGATTTTGCGACTGGCAGCTCAGGGATGGTTGCCGGAGAGGACGACCTTCCGAACACAACAACTGGGGATGCAGTAGCACATCGCTTTCTGCTGAGGCAGGAAGCTGCTGGCACTTCTGGCTCTGCTTCTTCCTCTCTTTTGCAATCAGGCCCACTCAGTGGTGAGAGTAGAAGCAGTTTTGGAGATAATCTGCAAGCCGATTCTCTGTTCCTCCGCCCCCTGCATGATGGTTTAGGAAACCCCAGAGGAAATGGGGGAAATTCAAGAGGAGGACGTGGAGGAGTGGATCCTTTTGATTTGGAATTCCAGCGCTCAAGTTTGGGGCTTCATTCACTGGGACGGCCCTCAAGAGAGACAGGAGGAGTCAGCGGCACAGGTCTGAGTTATCCAGGCTACAGACGCATTGCTCCAAAAATGACCACTGGCATGGGAGGAGAAGAGGCAGTAGGGGGGATTCTTCAGGATGCTGCCTCCTCTTCATCAAGTCTACCGGGTCCCCTGCTCCTCAATGAGAACGGAGGGTATGAGATGAGTGGCAACAGGCCCACCTCCCTCCCCCCTCAGCTCACCCGGGCCTCAGCAGACGTTCTGTCCAAGTGCAAAAAGGCTCTCTCAGAGCACAATGTCCTAGTGGTTGAAGGAGCACGAAAATATGCCTGCAAAATCTGCTGCAAAACATTCCTCACCCTGACTGACTGCAAGAAACACATCCGTGTCCACACGGGAGAGAAACCCTACGCATGTCTGAAGTGTGGAAAACGCTTCAGCCAGTCTTCACACCTATACAAGCATTCCAAGACCACCTGTCTGCGCTGGCAGAACAGTAACATGTCCAATGCCCTGCTGTAG